The genomic region CGTGGTGACCACCCTGACCCCGGAGTATCCGCTGGTCCGCTTCGGCACCGGCGACCTCTCGGCGGTGCTGCCGGGGCAGAGCGCCTGCGGCCGGACCAACACCCGGATCCGGGGCTGGATGGGCCGGGCCGACCAGACCACCAAGGTCAAGGGCCTCTTCGTCCATCCCGAGCAGGTGGCCGAGGTGCAGCGCCGCCATCCCGAGCTGCTGCGCGCCCGCCTGGAGGTCGAGCGGGACGGCCAGAACGACGTCATGACCCTGCGCTGCGAGGTCGAGACTGCCGGCGAAGGCCTGGCTGCCGCGGTCGAGAAGACCCTGGCCGAGGTCTGCAAGATGAAGGGCGAGGTGACGCTCTGCGCGCCCGGCGAACTGCCCAACGACGGCAAGGTCATCGCCGACCTGCGCAGCTACGACTGACGGCCGCTTCGGCGGCATTCCGGGCAGCGCCTGCCACAGAGATGAACGAAATCTTAATTCTGCCCCAATTGAGGCCCTTTCCAGACACAGTCGCCGCTTAAGTACATTCTCACGGAGACTTCCCCTCTCTGTCTGAGGCCTCCAGCCGGTCACTCGCGTGGCCGCAATGGCTGGAACGCCGCGGCCTTCGGCCCCGACCCCGAAGGCCGCGGCACCTCGACACGGCGGCGCCGCGGGTTGCCAAAGACTCCCAGATATCCCTATCCGATACAGAAGCGGCGCTGCCTTCTTTTTTTCTGCTCACAGTCCTCGGGTTTGGCCCGCCGCCGGTGATCTGCTATATCCCGGCCTTTCCAGGGCTTCTCTTGTGACACGACCATGAGTCCAGCCAGCCCTCCGGCGCATTCCGCCGAAGGCCCCAGCACCTGACGGACCCCCGAATGAGTCTCTTCGAGGGACGCGACCTCGTCTGCCTGCGCGGCGGCCGCGCGGTCTTCTCCGGCCTGTCCTTCGCGCTGCCGGCCGGCGGCGCGCTGCTGCTGACCGGCCCCAACGGCAGCGGCAAGTCGAGCCTGCTGAGGCTCCTGGCCGGCCTGCTCCGGCCGGCCGGCGGCGAGCTGCTCTGGGACGGCGCGCCGGTCCGGAAATCGCTCGAGGAGCACCGCGAGCGCGTCGCCTTCCTCGGCCACCTGGACGCGGTGAAGCCGGTCCTGACCCTGCGCGAGAACCTCGCCTTCTGGGCCGGGCTCGGCGGCGCCGCGGCGGAGCGTCTCGAAGCCGCGCTGGCCCGCTTCGCCCTCGAGGACCTGGCCGAGGTCCCGGTCCGCCTGCTCTCGGCCGGACAGAAGCGGCGCCTGGCCCTGGCCCGCCTGCTGCTGACCGAGGCGCCGCTCTGGCTTCTGGACGAGCCCACGGTCGGCCTCGACCGCGCCTCGGCCACGGCCCTGGCCGAG from Kiloniellales bacterium harbors:
- the ccmA gene encoding heme ABC exporter ATP-binding protein CcmA, with amino-acid sequence MSLFEGRDLVCLRGGRAVFSGLSFALPAGGALLLTGPNGSGKSSLLRLLAGLLRPAGGELLWDGAPVRKSLEEHRERVAFLGHLDAVKPVLTLRENLAFWAGLGGAAAERLEAALARFALEDLAEVPVRLLSAGQKRRLALARLLLTEAPLWLLDEPTVGLDRASATALAEAIAVHRQGGGRVVVATHQVLELSGAQNLSLGDYPGEAVLLEYVW